GGTGAACCTTTATCAGAATAATATATCGGGCTTTAGCTTAAATGGTCAGAATTTGTTGGTGTTGAAACGGGTGATGAAAACACCCTGATATCATTCAATGGAAAAGCCTCCGTTCTATTTATCCGCATACTTCAGCGCATCGGCATTAACTACAGCTGCCTGGGAATCTTTTACGGCAGCAGTACCTAAAATGACTATAGCATCAGCCCCGATTGTTTTTGAGTAAGCAGAGAGTTTTTTTATTACCGTTTCCTGGTGAATATAATTGGGGCAGGTTAAATGCCCAATTACTTTATATTCCCTCTTGACATCGTGGGCAGAATAATAAATATCGACGGAATTTGTGGGGCTAAGCTTGTCGCCAAAATAGGTGATGGGAGTATTGCAGGCAGATAAAATAAGGCAAAAGCCAGCGGAGAATAAAAGGAACCTTTTCATAAGTGCGTACTTAGATAACTGAGACTAAGATATCGCGGGACAGTTTACTGAATATTATGTAAAAGTGATATTACAATTAATGGTGCAAACAAAAAAGCCTCCCCAAAGGGAGGCTCATATAATTAACTTTCAGCGTTAACCTTTCGGCTTTCAGCCTTATTAAGATGCCATTTGTTTACGGATGATGTTTAACGCACCACCTGCTTTAAACCACTCAATTTGTTGAGCGTTGTAGGTATGGTTAACCGGGAACGATTCAACTGAACCATCTTTGTGGTTTAACACAACGGTTAACTGTTTGCCGGGGGCAAATTCTGTTAGGCCGGTAATGTCGATAGTGTCGTCCTCCTGGATTTTGTCGTAATCGTTGTTATCAGCAAAGGTGATACCCAGCATACCTTGTTTTTTAAGGTTGGTTTCGTGGATACGGGCAAATGATTTTACCAATATGGCACGTACACCAAGGTGACGTGGCTCCATAGCAGCGTGCTCACGTGATGAACCTTCACCATAGTTTTCGTCGCCTACTACTATTGATCCAATGCCATTTGCTTTATAAGCACGTTGAGTAGCAGGAACCGGGCCGTACTCGCCGGTAAGTTCGTTTTTAACGCTATCGGCAGTGTTGTTAAAGTAATTGATGGCACCAATCAACATATTGTTTGATATGTTATCCAGGTGGCCACGGAATTTTAACCATGGACCAGCCATCGAAATATGGTCGGTTGTACATTTGCCTTTTGCTTTAATCAGCAATTTAAGGCCTTTAATGTCTACACCTTCCCATGCGGCAAACGGCTCCAATAACTGTAAACGTGCCGATTTTGGATCAACCAATACCTGTACCTGGCTACCATCTTCGGCAGGGGCCTGGTAGCCGGCATCTTCAACAGCGTAACCCTTAACCGGCATTTCTATACCCATTGGCTCATCAAGTTTAACTTGTTCGCCATTAATATTGGTTAAAGTATCGGTAAGTGGGTTAAAAGTTAAATCGCCTGCAATAGCCAAAGCTGTTACAATTTCTGGTGAAGCTACAAACGCATGTGTGTTTGGGTTACCATCCTGGCGTTTAGCAAAGTTGCGGTTAAACGAGGTGATGATTGAGTTTTTACGTGTAGGATCGTCGGTATGACGGGCCCACTGACCAATACATGGTCCGCAAGCGTTTGCCAATACCACGCCGCCCATTTGTGCAAAGGTATCCAGGTAGCCATCACGGTCAACCGTATAACGCACAAGCTCCGATCCGGGGGTGATGGTAAATTCAGCCTTGGTAGTAAGGTGTTTATCTACAGCCTGTTTTGCGATAGATGCAGAACGGGTGATATCTTCGTAAGATGAGTTGGTACATGAGCCAATTAAGCCAACTTCTAATTTTGCAGGCCAGTTGTTTTCTTTAACAGCGGTAGCAAATTTAGAGATCGGCCATGCCAGATCCGGTGTGAACGGACCGTTAATGTGCGGTTCCAGTTCGCTCAGGTTAATCTCGATAACCTGGTCAAAATATTGCTCAGGGTTGGCGTAAACTTCCTGGTCGCCGGTTAAGTGTTCAGCAACAGCATCGGCCAATTCGGCTATGTCGGCACGTTTGGTACCTTTAAGGTAAGCGGCAATTTTATCGTCATAACCAAACACCGAAGTGGTTGCGCCAATTTCGGCACCCATGTTACAGATGGTACCTTTACCTGTTGCCGAAAGTGAACATGCGCCTTCGCCAAAATATTCAACAATAGCACCGGTACCACCTTTTACAGTAAGGATACCTGCTACTTTTAAAATAACGTCTTTAGCTGATGTCCATCCGGATAATTTACCGGTTAATTTAACACCGATCAACTTAGGGAATTTAAGCTCCCATGGTAAGCCTGCCATAACATCGCAGGCATCAGCACCACCAACACCAATAGCTATCATACCTAAACCACCCGCATTTGGCGTGTGCGAATCGGTACCAATCATCATACCGCCCGGGAATGCATAGTTTTCTAACACTACCTGGTGAATAATGCCCGCTCCGGCCTTCCAGAAACCAATACCATATTTATCAGATACTGAAGCCAGGAAATCATAAACCTCGCGGTTAATGTCAATGGCAGTATTTAAATCGGCAACGGCGCCAACTTTTGCTTGTATCAGGTGATCGCAATGTACGGTAGATGGAACAGCAACCTGCGGACGGCCAGCCTGCATAAACTGCAATAAAGCCATTTGCGCTGTTGCATCCTGCATAGCCACGCGGTCGGGTGCAAAATCAACGTAATCCACACCGCGGCCAAACGCTGTCTTAGCGTCGCCTTCTGAAAGGTGGGCGTATAAAATTTTCTCGGTTAAAGTAAGATGTTTACCAGTCGCTTTACGGGCAGCATCCACGCGGGTGCTGTAGCGGTCGTAAACTTTTTTGATCATATCTAAATCAAAAGCCATTTGTATTTGATTTTTAGGTGAAAAGTAAAAGAAATTGACACTAAAATTGATTGTCAGAAACTTAGTGCGGCGAATTTACAAAATATAACATCTAATTAATAATCAAGGTTTCGTCAATTCTTATTTGGATAGGTTCTAAATAGGTTGGTGCTTGATTGGGTTGGAATAAGTTGATTGGGTTGGATTGATTAGGTTAGAATAAGTTGATTCAGTTGGATTGGGTTGATCGGGTTGGAATAGGTTGATTAGGTTGGACTGTTTAATTTAATTTAATTTAATGAAATTTATAACTTAATTAACTCAATCCAACCCAATCAACCACTCACTCAACCTAACTCGTCATTTTTTTCTTTTTGATAAAGGAGATGTAGCCGTTTAATAGTTTAAGGCATTGATCGTAGTCATTTTGAAACGATTTAAATACCGCGTCATCAATGTAGTTTTCATCTCTCGCAATAATCATGTGGTCAAGCGTTTCTGACAGTGAGCCGCGAGCGATGATGCAAAAACGGATATTATCCTGAAAATGAAACGTCCATGGCCTTCGGCGATATTATTACCTACCTATTGATCTCGAACAACGAATTATTTGATCCGTTAACCTGAATTTTTCCTCATTTGGAAAGCTTTTGACAAGGTCAGAAATCGACATCCGTATTTTTCGGGCCTGCTTCCAAGTTTCCAGTCCGATAAATGATGCCATTTAATATTTTATTTTTTGTGAAGTACTTCCTCATAGTTAATTTTCAACCCAATCAACCCAATCAACCCAATCAACCCAATCAACCCAATCAACCCAATCAACCCAATCAACCCAATCAACCCAATCAACCCAATCAACCCAATCAACCCAATCAACCCAATCAACCCAATCAACCCAATCAACTCAATCCAACCCAATCAACTCAAAACTATACCCCTTCTTACTCCATTCCTCCATCGCCCTTGGCAGAACATATTCCAACCTGTCAAACGCTTTCAAACTATCATGAAATACAACTATTGATCCTGCTCCGGTATATTTCATAACGTTCTTTAAGCAACCCTCCGGCTTCAGGCCAATATCAAAATCGCCGCTCAGTACATCCCACATGATGATTTTGATGTCGGGTTTAACAGATTTTAAATCCTTTGCCTGTTGTTTTTTGATGCGGCCATAAGGTGGCCGAAATAAATTAGTATGCAGTATTTTATCTGCTGAGAGAAAATTATCAACGTAGGTTTTGTTATCAGTTTTCCATCCTTTAAGGTGGTTGTAGGTATGGTTGCCAATAGCATGCCCATCGTTAACAATTTGCTCAAAAATATCGGGATGTTTGCCTACATTGTCGCCAATGCAAAAGAACGTTGCTTTGGCATTGTACTGTTTTAAAATATTTAAAACAAATGGTGTAACAATAGGTATAGGTCCATCGTCAAAAGTGAGATAAATACAACGGTTAGTTTGGTTTACATTCCAGATAAGCTCGGGATAAAGCTTTTTTAGCAGCCAGGGAGTTTTAACCAGGTACATATTCAAAACAAAAGTTAATGTTAAATTTTCCGGTAGATAGAAAACAACACCGCAAGGTAGTAATCAGTTGCTTACCATTGTATAGAAAAACCTTATGAAACTAAAATTTATACCATCTTTTAAAGCTACTGTAATTTGCGCCATCATGTTTTCGTCGTTAAGCTTCAGGGCTAATGCGCAGGAGGTAATATCGTTGCAAAAGGCTGTTGATATGGCCCTGGAGCGTAACCTTACCATCAAACAATCGCAGTTTACCGAGGCTTTGGATGATGAGACTTTAAAGCAGTCGAAATATAATCAACTCCCAAACCTTACCGCAGGCCCGCAGGCATCATTTAATTTTGGCCGTAACATCGACCCATCTACCAACCAGTTCATCAACCAGCGCATTTTTGCGTTGAATGGTACCATACAAACACAGGTAACCTTGTTTCAGGGTGGCCAGTTGCGCAATACCATCATTCAGAACCGTTTATTGCTTGATGCTGATAAAACTGCCACCGCAAAAGTAAGGAACGACCTTATTTTAAATGTAGTTACTACTTATTTACAGGTATTAACCAACCAGGATTTGGTAAAAGCGGCTCAGCAGCAAATAGATGTATCTAAAATTACTTTAGACAGGGCTCAAAAAAACTTCGATGTTGGCAACCAAACGCTGGCCGACCTTTCGCAGGCTAAAGCAACAGTGTCAACAGCCGATTTGAATTATACCAATGCTCAAAATGCCTATGAAATTTCGTTGCTTACCTTAAAGCAATACATGGAAATGGCCCCGCAAACAAATATTGTTGTTGAGAAACCGGATATAAGTAAGCTGACAGACGTTCAAACATTATATAATGCCGAGGAAGTTTTAAAAAGCGCCGAATTGGTTAACCCGGATTTATTGCTGGCAGAGCAACGGGAAAAGGCTACCCAACAAGGTATTAAAATAGCCCAGGGCAATTATTATCCAAGCGTGGTATTGTTTGGCCAGTTAGGTTCCAATTATTCAGACGCACGTACTTTATTGGGAGGGATAACACCCACCGGCAGGATAGATACCGTTGGTTTTGTTAATGGTAACCGTAACCAGCCGGC
The genomic region above belongs to Mucilaginibacter sp. KACC 22773 and contains:
- a CDS encoding aconitate hydratase: MAFDLDMIKKVYDRYSTRVDAARKATGKHLTLTEKILYAHLSEGDAKTAFGRGVDYVDFAPDRVAMQDATAQMALLQFMQAGRPQVAVPSTVHCDHLIQAKVGAVADLNTAIDINREVYDFLASVSDKYGIGFWKAGAGIIHQVVLENYAFPGGMMIGTDSHTPNAGGLGMIAIGVGGADACDVMAGLPWELKFPKLIGVKLTGKLSGWTSAKDVILKVAGILTVKGGTGAIVEYFGEGACSLSATGKGTICNMGAEIGATTSVFGYDDKIAAYLKGTKRADIAELADAVAEHLTGDQEVYANPEQYFDQVIEINLSELEPHINGPFTPDLAWPISKFATAVKENNWPAKLEVGLIGSCTNSSYEDITRSASIAKQAVDKHLTTKAEFTITPGSELVRYTVDRDGYLDTFAQMGGVVLANACGPCIGQWARHTDDPTRKNSIITSFNRNFAKRQDGNPNTHAFVASPEIVTALAIAGDLTFNPLTDTLTNINGEQVKLDEPMGIEMPVKGYAVEDAGYQAPAEDGSQVQVLVDPKSARLQLLEPFAAWEGVDIKGLKLLIKAKGKCTTDHISMAGPWLKFRGHLDNISNNMLIGAINYFNNTADSVKNELTGEYGPVPATQRAYKANGIGSIVVGDENYGEGSSREHAAMEPRHLGVRAILVKSFARIHETNLKKQGMLGITFADNNDYDKIQEDDTIDITGLTEFAPGKQLTVVLNHKDGSVESFPVNHTYNAQQIEWFKAGGALNIIRKQMAS
- a CDS encoding polysaccharide deacetylase family protein; protein product: MYLVKTPWLLKKLYPELIWNVNQTNRCIYLTFDDGPIPIVTPFVLNILKQYNAKATFFCIGDNVGKHPDIFEQIVNDGHAIGNHTYNHLKGWKTDNKTYVDNFLSADKILHTNLFRPPYGRIKKQQAKDLKSVKPDIKIIMWDVLSGDFDIGLKPEGCLKNVMKYTGAGSIVVFHDSLKAFDRLEYVLPRAMEEWSKKGYSFELIGLD
- a CDS encoding TolC family protein; the encoded protein is MKLKFIPSFKATVICAIMFSSLSFRANAQEVISLQKAVDMALERNLTIKQSQFTEALDDETLKQSKYNQLPNLTAGPQASFNFGRNIDPSTNQFINQRIFALNGTIQTQVTLFQGGQLRNTIIQNRLLLDADKTATAKVRNDLILNVVTTYLQVLTNQDLVKAAQQQIDVSKITLDRAQKNFDVGNQTLADLSQAKATVSTADLNYTNAQNAYEISLLTLKQYMEMAPQTNIVVEKPDISKLTDVQTLYNAEEVLKSAELVNPDLLLAEQREKATQQGIKIAQGNYYPSVVLFGQLGSNYSDARTLLGGITPTGRIDTVGFVNGNRNQPATVPQYAAVYNKYPFFKQLSDNFNQSVGVSLQIPIFNRFSSRTSVRKAKIQYENAKVTTQLARNNLSKIIYQAVLDVKAAEKSYLSYTQTYQANKEAFNIIQQRYNVGLVNSLDYNTSLTNLNKSQFDMINAQYMVVFRAKVIDYYLGKPISL